Proteins from a single region of Trichomycterus rosablanca isolate fTriRos1 chromosome 16, fTriRos1.hap1, whole genome shotgun sequence:
- the LOC134330868 gene encoding organic solute transporter subunit alpha-like: MDQLNRTIDPACLGEPPLAIDVINELDIFDVALYSILTFMATVSLVLYLEECVYVYKNVPSPKKTTIIWVNGAAPVIATMSCLGMWIPRATMFTDMTSNSYFAVVVYKVLILMIEECGGEKAFLKYSAAHTFKINTGPCCCYCACLPRVHITRRMLFLLKLGSLQYAIMKTVLSIFAVVLWTNGNFDLSDLEITGAAIWINPFIGVLTIISLWPVGIMFMNIKSQLRSIKMVPKYSMYQLVLVLSQLQSAIINILALDGTIACSPPFSSAARGSMFSQQLMITEMFIITLVTRMLYRRTYDPVTLDPHENDNEQNTKINLNTTSGQEHAV, translated from the exons ATGGATCAGTTGAATAGAACTATAGATCCTGCATGCTTGGGTGAGCCACCTCTAGCTATAGACGTCATTAATG AGCTGGATATTTTCGATGTCGCTTTGTATTCAATTCTGACATTTATGGCCACAGTATCACTAGTATTGTATTTggaggagtgtgtttatgtgtacaaAAATGTACCCTCACCAAAGAAGACCACCATCATATGGGTCAATGGTGCTGCACCA GTTATTGCTACAATGTCCTGTCTTGGAATGTGGATCCCTAGAGCTACTATGTTTACAGATATGACCTCTAACTC GTACTTTGCAGTAGTGGTCTACAAGGTCCTGATCCTCATGATTGAGGAGTGTGGAGGAGAAAAAGCTTTCCTGAAGTACTCAGCagcacatacatttaaaatcaaCACAGGACCATGCTGCTGCTACTGCGCATGTTTACCTCGGGTACATATTACACG ACGCATGCTGTTCCTGTTAAAGCTGGGTTCTCTTCAATATGCCATTATGAAGACTGTTCTCTCCATCTTTGCTGTTGTCTTATGGACCAATGGAAATTTTGATCTTTCTGAT CTAGAGATAACAGGAGCTGCAATCTGGATTAATCCATTCATAGGAGTCCTGACTATTATATCATTATGGCCTGTAGGCATTATGTTCATGAATATTAAAAGTCAACTTCGCAGCATCAAGATGGTCCCAAAATATTCAATGTATCAG CTGGTCCTAGTTCTGAGTCAGTTGCAGTCAGCCATTATTAATATCCTGGCTCTTGATGGCACTATAGCCTGTTCACCACCCTTCTCTTCTGCTGCCAGAGGATCTA TGTTTAGTCAGCAgctaatgattacagagatgtTTATCATTACCCTGGTGACCCGAATGCTGTACAGACGCACATATGACCCTGTAACCCTGGACCCCCATGAGAAcgacaatgagcagaacactaAGATCAACCTAAACACAACTTCAGGCCAGGAGCATGCAGTCTGA